ATTAATCGACAGCATTGATGATGTATCGGGAGTTACCGTCAATGAAGATATGGGAAGTATTCATGTTACGCTTCGTGATGGCTTTAATGAAGAGCTCTTTTTTCAAAAAAGAAGCATTATACAGCTGGTTGTGGCAGAGGCGTTACGTT
The DNA window shown above is from Bacillus sp. T3 and carries:
- a CDS encoding formate dehydrogenase accessory sulfurtransferase FdhD is translated as MNRKGCPEEYPISLVVNGYEIAVFQLTSFDLVDWTYGYLYSEGLIDSIDDVSGVTVNEDMGSIHVTLRDGFNEELFFQKRSIIQLVVAEALRFFR